Proteins encoded in a region of the Thermodesulfobacteriota bacterium genome:
- a CDS encoding CbiX/SirB N-terminal domain-containing protein: MKALIIVDHGSKVDEANQMLAEVAELVKQKNSDFEIVVYCHMELAEPTIEQAFKECVTSGAKHIVVHPYFLAPGRHSTQDIPSMVLEAAKNYPDVSYTVTDPLGIHDNIIDVILDRASSKN; the protein is encoded by the coding sequence ATGAAAGCACTTATAATCGTTGACCATGGAAGTAAAGTTGATGAAGCAAACCAGATGCTTGCCGAAGTTGCAGAGCTGGTTAAACAAAAAAATTCTGATTTTGAAATAGTGGTCTATTGCCATATGGAGCTTGCAGAGCCCACGATTGAGCAGGCCTTTAAAGAGTGTGTAACTAGTGGGGCTAAGCATATTGTGGTACATCCATATTTCCTGGCCCCTGGCAGACACTCGACACAGGACATTCCCTCTATGGTGTTAGAAGCAGCTAAGAACTACCCCGATGTAAGCTACACTGTAACAGATCCGCTCGGAATTCACGATAACATCATTGATGTTATCTTAGACAGGGCATCATCTAAAAATTAG
- a CDS encoding isoprenylcysteine carboxylmethyltransferase family protein, which translates to MSIFWIFIIILVLQRISELFLAKRNENFVKQRGAVEYDAKGYKVIVLMHIAFFVSLIAEYIFLQTSLSPYWPALLVIFIFTQILRYWAISSLGQYWNTKILVIPGSQAIASGPYKYIKHPNYLAVIIEIAVIPLIFSCYITASIFTVLNLILLRRRINIEESALSQLK; encoded by the coding sequence ATGAGCATTTTTTGGATCTTTATAATTATTCTAGTGTTGCAGAGAATCTCTGAACTATTCTTAGCCAAACGAAACGAAAATTTTGTTAAACAAAGAGGCGCCGTAGAATATGATGCTAAGGGATATAAAGTCATAGTACTTATGCACATAGCATTTTTTGTCTCCCTGATCGCAGAATATATTTTTCTACAAACAAGCCTAAGTCCGTATTGGCCAGCTCTTTTAGTAATTTTTATTTTCACGCAAATTCTACGTTACTGGGCTATAAGCTCTTTGGGGCAATATTGGAATACCAAAATCCTAGTTATACCGGGCAGCCAGGCAATAGCTTCAGGACCATATAAATATATAAAGCATCCAAACTATCTAGCCGTTATAATCGAAATTGCAGTTATACCACTTATATTTTCATGCTATATCACAGCTTCTATTTTCACAGTCTTAAACCTTATTTTGCTCAGGAGAAGAATAAATATTGAAGAGAGTGCATTATCCCAACTTAAATAA
- a CDS encoding DoxX family protein, translated as MMGSLLHTDDDFGVFLARIFLGIVILPHGLQKLLGMFGGAGFSGTVDFFVGSGIPTAVAILIIIGESFGAIALIIGLLTRLAALGIAIIMLGAIFMVHLQYGFFMNWFGNQAGEGFEYHLLALGLSLVVLIKGGGKWSIDKALVH; from the coding sequence ATGATGGGATCACTGCTTCATACAGATGATGATTTTGGCGTCTTCTTAGCAAGAATATTTCTAGGCATTGTTATTCTGCCCCACGGACTTCAGAAACTCTTAGGTATGTTTGGGGGCGCTGGGTTTTCAGGTACTGTGGATTTCTTCGTTGGAAGCGGAATTCCTACCGCTGTAGCTATACTCATTATTATTGGAGAATCATTTGGGGCTATTGCACTTATAATTGGGCTTTTAACTAGGCTTGCAGCGCTTGGAATAGCAATAATAATGCTAGGAGCCATTTTTATGGTTCACTTACAGTATGGATTTTTCATGAATTGGTTCGGCAATCAGGCCGGAGAGGGATTTGAGTATCACCTACTAGCACTTGGCCTTAGTCTTGTGGTTTTGATTAAAGGCGGAGGCAAATGGTCAATTGATAAAGCATTAGTTCACTAA
- a CDS encoding metalloregulator ArsR/SmtB family transcription factor: MGCPYKAIADDTRRKILEFLSQGETAAGDIASKFDISKPAISNHLKILKEADIVNERKVRQNRLYSLNKPEIDGMKYFLDSLSAKQKGALRA; this comes from the coding sequence ATGGGTTGCCCATATAAAGCCATTGCTGATGATACCAGACGAAAGATTCTGGAATTTTTAAGCCAAGGTGAAACTGCCGCAGGAGATATAGCTAGCAAGTTTGATATATCCAAGCCTGCTATCTCCAATCACCTAAAGATTTTGAAAGAAGCTGATATTGTTAATGAGCGTAAAGTAAGACAAAATCGTCTTTACTCTCTTAACAAACCAGAGATTGACGGCATGAAGTATTTTCTTGATTCACTTTCAGCTAAACAAAAAGGAGCTTTAAGAGCCTGA
- a CDS encoding 3-oxoacyl-[acyl-carrier-protein] synthase III C-terminal domain-containing protein, whose protein sequence is MSRVISIGTADVPYNFNQCEVKVFAKELFSDNEHYINRMLGVFDNSLIETRHFVHPREWFDDSKSFVQRSDSYLENSILLSKSAINNCLEKCGADLSEIDHIMFVTSTGISTPSVDAHLINELNLDQHIKRTPIWGLGCVGGAVGLSRAMEYTKAYPDSAVLLIALEICSLAFHREDYAKSNIVSLALFSDGAAASIVAGDDHRLSNNSKFNLVRSLSTTYYDSLGVMGWEVIDDGFKAIFSKDIPTIVRNEVKSNIEDILKDSGLSISDLKHYAVHPGGAKVLLEYEASLGLLEGTFAQSRKVLKEHGNMSSPTVLYVLNEIMDQKQYGAGEHGIISALGPGFSSEIILFEII, encoded by the coding sequence ATGTCACGAGTAATCTCAATTGGAACAGCAGATGTTCCCTACAATTTTAACCAATGCGAAGTAAAGGTATTTGCTAAAGAGCTCTTTAGTGATAACGAGCATTACATTAATCGTATGCTGGGTGTGTTTGATAACTCCCTCATAGAAACAAGACACTTTGTTCATCCAAGAGAGTGGTTTGACGACTCTAAGAGCTTCGTACAAAGATCAGATTCCTACCTTGAAAACTCAATTCTGTTATCAAAATCAGCAATAAATAATTGCCTAGAGAAATGCGGAGCTGATTTAAGTGAGATAGATCACATTATGTTTGTAACCAGTACAGGAATTTCTACACCAAGTGTAGACGCTCACCTTATAAACGAATTAAATCTGGACCAGCACATAAAGAGAACTCCTATATGGGGGCTTGGATGCGTAGGCGGCGCTGTAGGGCTTTCGCGGGCAATGGAATATACAAAAGCTTATCCAGATAGCGCTGTGCTCCTGATTGCACTTGAGATATGCAGCCTAGCTTTTCATAGAGAGGACTATGCGAAAAGTAACATAGTATCTCTAGCACTATTCTCAGATGGTGCTGCAGCTTCTATCGTAGCAGGCGATGATCACAGGCTGTCTAACAATTCCAAATTCAATTTAGTTAGATCACTAAGCACTACCTACTATGATTCACTTGGCGTTATGGGCTGGGAAGTGATTGATGACGGCTTTAAAGCTATTTTCAGTAAAGATATTCCTACAATCGTTAGAAATGAGGTTAAGTCCAATATCGAAGATATCCTTAAAGATAGCGGATTATCAATATCAGATTTGAAACACTACGCCGTTCATCCCGGAGGGGCTAAAGTGCTCTTGGAGTATGAGGCGTCTCTTGGGCTTTTAGAAGGTACATTTGCCCAGTCAAGAAAAGTTCTTAAAGAACACGGCAACATGTCCTCCCCTACTGTGCTCTATGTTCTAAACGAAATTATGGATCAAAAACAATATGGTGCTGGGGAGCACGGTATTATTTCTGCCCTAGGTCCCGGGTTTAGCTCAGAGATAATCCTATTTGAAATAATATGA
- a CDS encoding SDR family NAD(P)-dependent oxidoreductase: MNKVAVILGAGPGLGLALAKKFASEGYSVAIVSRNKERLLSIKKQIDGEIEVFAADVTKETKLKSAFEKIFKKFGKNIDVMIYNAGQFKMQGIQKLKTDDFVSAWESNCLGGFISSKLVLASMLRRKKGTIIFTGATASLRGSANFSGLAVGKFGLRALSQSIARELGPKGIHVAHVIIDGQILNQDYIKRYPDREPGSFLSPESIAEQYWQIHLQDPTAWTLEMDLRPSVEKF; encoded by the coding sequence ATGAATAAAGTTGCAGTAATATTAGGAGCGGGTCCGGGGCTCGGGCTTGCCTTAGCGAAAAAGTTTGCCTCAGAAGGCTACAGTGTAGCCATAGTTTCAAGAAATAAAGAACGCTTATTATCTATCAAGAAACAAATTGACGGAGAGATTGAAGTCTTTGCAGCAGATGTTACCAAAGAAACAAAGTTGAAATCCGCATTTGAAAAGATTTTTAAAAAGTTTGGAAAGAATATAGATGTAATGATATATAATGCCGGGCAATTTAAGATGCAAGGCATACAAAAATTAAAGACTGATGATTTTGTAAGCGCATGGGAATCAAACTGCCTTGGAGGTTTTATCAGCTCAAAGTTGGTTCTTGCTTCCATGTTGAGAAGGAAAAAAGGCACAATAATTTTCACAGGTGCAACCGCGTCGCTAAGAGGCAGCGCAAATTTCTCAGGACTCGCAGTAGGAAAATTCGGCCTAAGAGCGCTCTCGCAGTCAATTGCCAGAGAACTTGGCCCAAAGGGAATCCACGTGGCTCATGTCATCATCGATGGGCAGATCCTAAACCAAGACTACATAAAAAGATACCCTGATAGAGAACCCGGATCATTTTTATCCCCCGAGTCTATCGCCGAGCAATACTGGCAAATTCACCTCCAAGATCCCACTGCTTGGACACTCGAGATGGACCTTCGACCAAGCGTAGAGAAGTTCTAA
- a CDS encoding AMP-binding protein, protein MKKFRKPSEKIPIIKEPLSSSTLSEMVETTVNLYGSNTAFLMPRGTTIYQITYGQVLDYVERFARYLRDLGIEKGDHIGILAENRPEWGITLFTLSWLGAVAVPLDARARPEDNKFILSFSDAKALIVSNSYYQKMNLFSDDLPGLKHIVRMDELDQISNKYSKGIPSAQIEPDDLLEILFTSGTTGNPKGVMLTHRNIMSNASDIYSIIDYNYTDRAFSVLPIHHSYECTAGLISTFSSGMSIFYARGLKPRELLEDLIEARPTIWLNTPLLLEKLYLRIEKQLAGQKGLKRLITKALPNSIIGKKIKQNLGLERSRLIVSGGAALSPWVTQGFKKYGIDIIEGYGLSEASPLISANPPTRPKVGSIGMVIPSDEVEIRDVDNEGNGEIVARGPNVMKGYYKNPSATDKVLTKDGWLLTGDIGYFDEEGYLYITGRKKYLIVTKGGKNIFPEEIEEKLTRSVFIEEALVFSPNDNDILALIYPNLDEIAENLNSQVEQLSKEEIMGLIKNEVQRSNSQLVSYKRIRNFDIRLEEFPKTTTRKIKRYLFDNLEIQP, encoded by the coding sequence ATGAAGAAATTTAGAAAACCTTCTGAAAAAATTCCTATTATTAAAGAACCTCTTTCTTCTTCAACACTTTCAGAAATGGTTGAAACGACGGTGAACCTGTATGGGTCAAATACCGCTTTTCTAATGCCCCGCGGCACAACTATCTATCAGATAACGTATGGGCAAGTGCTGGACTACGTAGAGAGGTTTGCAAGATACCTAAGAGATTTAGGCATAGAAAAAGGCGATCACATAGGGATTTTGGCTGAAAACCGCCCGGAGTGGGGGATTACACTATTTACACTATCCTGGTTAGGTGCTGTGGCAGTACCGCTGGATGCCAGAGCAAGGCCAGAGGACAATAAATTTATTCTGAGCTTCTCCGATGCCAAAGCTCTAATTGTTTCAAACTCATATTATCAGAAAATGAATTTATTCTCAGATGATTTACCAGGTTTAAAACACATAGTTCGAATGGACGAGTTAGATCAGATATCTAATAAATACTCAAAAGGGATTCCAAGCGCTCAAATAGAACCTGACGATTTATTAGAAATACTGTTCACCTCCGGTACTACTGGAAACCCTAAAGGCGTAATGCTCACACATAGAAACATAATGTCTAATGCATCAGACATATATAGCATTATTGACTATAACTACACAGACAGAGCTTTCTCTGTACTACCGATACACCACTCCTATGAATGCACGGCTGGTCTGATCTCCACATTTTCAAGCGGCATGTCTATATTCTATGCTCGCGGACTAAAACCAAGAGAGCTTTTAGAAGACCTTATAGAAGCCCGTCCGACCATTTGGTTAAACACACCACTATTATTAGAGAAGCTTTATTTGAGAATTGAAAAACAGCTGGCAGGACAAAAAGGGCTAAAACGCCTGATTACAAAAGCGCTTCCTAACTCTATAATTGGGAAGAAGATAAAACAAAATTTAGGTCTCGAGAGGAGCAGACTCATAGTCTCAGGCGGGGCTGCACTTTCGCCTTGGGTTACCCAGGGATTTAAAAAATACGGAATTGACATTATTGAAGGATACGGGCTATCAGAAGCCTCTCCTCTGATATCAGCTAACCCGCCCACTAGGCCTAAAGTCGGTAGCATAGGAATGGTAATACCAAGTGATGAGGTCGAGATACGAGATGTGGATAATGAAGGAAATGGGGAGATTGTCGCAAGAGGACCCAATGTTATGAAGGGATATTATAAAAATCCCAGTGCTACTGACAAAGTTCTGACTAAGGACGGCTGGCTTCTCACAGGAGACATAGGATATTTTGATGAAGAGGGATATTTGTATATTACCGGCAGGAAAAAATATCTAATTGTAACTAAAGGTGGAAAAAATATATTCCCTGAGGAAATTGAGGAGAAATTGACAAGATCCGTATTCATAGAAGAGGCTCTTGTGTTCAGCCCCAATGATAATGATATACTGGCGCTTATTTACCCCAATTTAGATGAAATAGCTGAAAATTTAAATTCTCAAGTGGAACAATTATCAAAAGAAGAGATAATGGGATTAATTAAAAATGAAGTTCAAAGATCCAATAGCCAGCTTGTATCGTATAAACGTATAAGAAACTTTGATATAAGGCTTGAGGAATTCCCAAAAACAACCACTCGTAAGATTAAACGTTATTTGTTTGATAATTTGGAAATTCAGCCTTAG
- a CDS encoding M20/M25/M40 family metallo-hydrolase — protein MIEKERMTEHVMEIIRIDSLSKKEKDVATKLQKDMEELGAECFYDDAGEKVGGNVGNLIVKLEGNKPSAPPFFISAHMDTVGPGEGIKPKIEDGILKSDGTTILGSDDKSGIAVIVEAIRVIKEQGLAHGDIEIAFTICEEIGLLGSKHIDMSKFNARMGIVLDSSTPDRLVLRCPSAEKLDFIVHGLEAHAGLCPENGLSAIQIASEAISKMTLGRIDEFTTANIGVIGGGRATNIIPKTVKVVGETRSHDEETLKNQVDHMRECFHKAVANYQVTLHDDLTPEGITHVAKLEEFIERSYDKMDVDANSRPVMLIDTAVKNLGHKIKHHTSGGGCDANYFNKFGIECANLGTGMYELHTVNEYLVLEEFYRSAEIMIEAIRLNTTIPS, from the coding sequence ATGATCGAAAAAGAAAGAATGACAGAGCATGTTATGGAGATTATTCGTATCGACAGCTTGTCAAAAAAGGAAAAAGATGTTGCAACAAAATTGCAAAAAGACATGGAAGAACTCGGTGCCGAATGTTTTTATGATGATGCAGGAGAGAAAGTGGGCGGGAATGTCGGCAATCTAATAGTAAAACTAGAGGGCAACAAACCAAGCGCCCCACCCTTTTTCATCTCCGCCCATATGGACACAGTTGGGCCAGGTGAGGGAATCAAGCCCAAAATTGAAGATGGAATATTAAAAAGCGACGGTACTACAATTCTAGGCAGTGATGATAAAAGCGGTATTGCGGTAATAGTTGAGGCGATAAGAGTAATAAAAGAACAAGGCCTTGCACACGGCGATATAGAAATAGCTTTTACAATATGTGAAGAAATTGGCCTTTTAGGATCAAAGCACATTGATATGTCCAAATTCAATGCCCGTATGGGAATAGTGCTCGACAGCAGTACACCCGACAGGCTCGTACTAAGATGCCCTTCCGCAGAAAAGCTAGATTTCATAGTTCACGGACTTGAAGCACATGCCGGGCTGTGTCCGGAAAATGGCCTTAGTGCTATACAAATTGCTAGTGAAGCAATCTCGAAAATGACTCTTGGAAGAATTGACGAATTCACCACTGCCAATATTGGCGTTATAGGTGGCGGGAGAGCAACAAACATCATTCCAAAAACCGTAAAAGTAGTCGGTGAGACCAGAAGCCACGATGAGGAGACACTCAAAAATCAAGTCGATCATATGAGAGAGTGTTTTCATAAAGCGGTGGCTAATTACCAGGTTACTCTTCATGATGATTTAACACCAGAGGGTATTACACATGTGGCCAAACTTGAGGAGTTTATTGAGAGGAGCTATGACAAAATGGATGTTGATGCAAATTCACGGCCTGTAATGCTTATAGATACTGCAGTTAAAAATCTCGGGCACAAAATCAAGCACCACACTTCAGGGGGCGGATGCGACGCAAACTACTTTAATAAATTTGGAATAGAATGCGCTAATCTTGGCACTGGAATGTATGAACTTCACACAGTAAACGAATATCTTGTGCTCGAAGAGTTTTATAGATCGGCCGAGATAATGATCGAGGCAATTAGGCTAAACACCACAATACCGTCCTAA
- a CDS encoding metalloregulator ArsR/SmtB family transcription factor has product MGCSFKAISDERRRKILHILGKEDANAGEIARRFKISQPTVSNHLKILKEAGLIKERKVKQNRIYSLNKPKLDKVIESLQDIAK; this is encoded by the coding sequence ATGGGGTGTTCCTTCAAAGCCATAAGTGACGAGAGAAGAAGAAAGATTTTGCATATTTTAGGTAAAGAGGATGCAAACGCAGGTGAGATTGCCCGCAGGTTTAAAATTTCACAACCTACGGTGTCTAACCACCTGAAAATACTCAAAGAAGCCGGCTTGATTAAAGAGAGAAAGGTTAAGCAAAATAGAATATATTCTCTAAACAAGCCTAAATTAGATAAGGTTATTGAATCACTTCAAGATATAGCCAAGTAA
- a CDS encoding L,D-transpeptidase family protein: protein MRLIKSNCRNIYSFVAALSLILLLSYGCASPKQENKISEPAQNTQTQTFSKAKVKSIAQQRMLASGYLQIQTKNIKANRSLAQTYHANNYSLLWINSNGASPQALEMIEVVRTSGNDALNPMDYHIEEIEAALIRIDGSNKSIDEIDLAELELLLSNAFLNYARDVHYGRVNPGQINLELLSSERPINISELLTTSTANNQVKKTLDGLMPKYPVYAQLRDGLQEYREIAENGGWQRVPYGDKFKKGARGTRVVALRERLIVTGELESSVPVSDVFDETLDQAVRKYQSRNGLYVDGVVGKSTIEALNVPVEQRISQIELSMERWRILPQYLGSRYILVNIANFHLYGVDNNNDVVDMRIVVGKPEWNTPMFSEEMTHIVMNPYWNIPPSIFKDDIAPRIKSDPEYLSKRGIDALGLKAPEKLPVEETQQVEVAENVEIIETDEDIERPLSEAEIQNQQAQQEYISQVLSGKYRLRQNPGPGNPLGQIKFLFPNKHAVYLHDTPNRGFFKRAQRNFSHGCIRVERPIDLAEFVLASNLDWNQSRVKSSINSRKTRTVHLNQTIPVYILYFTSWVDDAGNVNFHKDIYGEDQALLNALRASRPNFDMATTVQ, encoded by the coding sequence ATGAGATTGATCAAATCTAATTGCAGAAATATATATTCTTTTGTAGCTGCGCTTAGTTTAATATTACTACTGAGCTACGGGTGCGCTTCGCCTAAACAAGAAAACAAGATTTCCGAGCCTGCGCAAAACACCCAAACTCAGACATTCTCTAAAGCGAAAGTAAAATCAATAGCTCAGCAAAGAATGCTTGCTTCGGGCTATCTGCAGATACAAACCAAAAACATTAAGGCAAATAGATCGCTTGCCCAAACATACCACGCGAATAACTACTCTCTTTTATGGATCAATTCGAACGGCGCCTCACCACAGGCACTTGAAATGATCGAGGTAGTAAGAACCAGCGGCAATGATGCTCTTAACCCTATGGACTATCATATAGAGGAGATCGAAGCTGCTCTCATTAGAATAGATGGTTCTAATAAATCAATCGATGAAATCGACCTGGCTGAGCTAGAACTGCTACTTTCAAATGCATTTCTTAACTACGCTCGTGATGTTCATTATGGAAGAGTAAACCCAGGTCAGATCAATTTAGAGCTTCTATCATCTGAAAGACCGATTAATATTTCTGAGTTATTAACAACCTCCACTGCCAATAATCAAGTTAAAAAGACTCTTGATGGACTTATGCCTAAATACCCCGTTTACGCTCAGCTAAGAGATGGCTTACAGGAGTACAGAGAAATAGCCGAAAACGGCGGATGGCAGCGGGTGCCTTATGGTGATAAATTCAAAAAAGGCGCAAGAGGAACTAGAGTTGTTGCTTTAAGAGAGAGGCTAATAGTAACAGGAGAACTCGAGAGTTCAGTTCCGGTAAGTGATGTATTTGATGAAACACTAGATCAAGCAGTTAGAAAATACCAAAGTAGAAACGGGCTTTATGTTGACGGAGTTGTAGGTAAATCCACAATCGAAGCTCTTAACGTTCCGGTTGAACAGCGTATATCTCAGATAGAGCTTAGTATGGAGCGCTGGCGTATACTGCCGCAGTATTTAGGAAGCCGCTACATACTTGTTAACATTGCAAATTTCCACCTATATGGAGTAGACAATAACAATGATGTTGTTGATATGAGAATTGTTGTAGGTAAGCCTGAGTGGAACACTCCTATGTTCAGTGAAGAGATGACCCACATAGTTATGAACCCTTATTGGAATATACCCCCAAGCATTTTTAAAGACGATATAGCACCTAGAATTAAAAGTGACCCTGAATATCTATCCAAAAGAGGAATAGACGCTCTTGGGCTTAAAGCGCCTGAGAAATTACCTGTGGAAGAAACCCAGCAAGTGGAAGTAGCTGAGAATGTTGAAATAATAGAAACTGATGAAGATATTGAGCGTCCGTTATCAGAGGCAGAGATTCAAAATCAGCAAGCTCAACAAGAATATATATCTCAGGTATTAAGCGGCAAATATAGACTCCGCCAAAATCCTGGTCCCGGAAACCCGCTAGGTCAGATTAAGTTTCTATTCCCTAACAAGCACGCCGTGTATCTTCATGACACTCCAAACAGGGGCTTTTTTAAAAGAGCGCAGAGAAATTTCAGCCATGGATGCATAAGGGTTGAAAGACCCATAGATCTAGCTGAGTTTGTGCTTGCATCAAATCTTGACTGGAATCAAAGCAGGGTTAAATCAAGCATTAATTCAAGAAAAACCAGAACAGTCCATCTTAATCAAACGATTCCTGTCTATATTCTCTATTTTACGTCATGGGTAGATGATGCAGGAAATGTGAACTTCCATAAAGATATCTACGGAGAGGACCAAGCTCTTCTTAATGCTCTTAGAGCCAGTAGGCCAAACTTTGATATGGCCACAACCGTTCAGTAG
- a CDS encoding mechanosensitive ion channel domain-containing protein, with protein MTKLMEKFELWFSAELGLERLAPLVVDFIILIVLLIVALIVNFLAKKFILTLVEHFAAKSSTDWDDVLVKNKFFRRLSHLAPALVIYLTASIFFENETTVFFIRRIAEIYMLVVAVFTIDSFLNSIVDIYHNYDSTGKLPIRIFAQVLKIIVFAVIAIIIISTVIGKSPVVFIGGLGAMAAVLMLIFKDPILGLAAGVQLSANDMVRVGDWIEMPKFGADGDVIDISLTTVKVQNWDKTIVTIPTFALVSEGVKNWRGMSESGGRRIKRSIFIDMTSVKFCTPEMIEKFNRIEYISSYIRDKKKELDDFNSQRSIDNTVLVNGRRMTNLGTFRAYLIAYLRDHPKISKNLTFLVRQLEPGPTGLPIEVYVFSSDQVWANYESIQSDIFDHILAVIPEFGLRVYQNPTGADFQNLSQELN; from the coding sequence ATGACAAAATTAATGGAAAAATTTGAGCTTTGGTTTAGCGCTGAACTGGGACTTGAGAGGCTGGCGCCCCTTGTGGTCGATTTTATCATTCTGATCGTCTTATTAATTGTTGCACTTATTGTCAATTTTCTGGCTAAAAAATTCATTTTAACTCTAGTAGAGCACTTTGCAGCAAAAAGCAGCACGGACTGGGATGATGTTCTGGTTAAAAATAAGTTTTTTAGAAGGCTCTCTCATCTTGCACCTGCCTTGGTTATTTACCTAACAGCTTCAATATTTTTTGAAAATGAGACAACTGTATTTTTTATCAGGCGCATAGCAGAGATCTATATGCTAGTTGTCGCAGTCTTCACGATCGATTCATTCTTAAATTCCATAGTTGATATATATCACAACTATGATTCGACAGGGAAACTGCCAATAAGAATTTTCGCTCAGGTACTTAAGATTATCGTCTTTGCTGTGATCGCTATAATTATTATCTCAACTGTTATAGGAAAATCTCCTGTTGTCTTCATCGGCGGTCTTGGAGCGATGGCAGCAGTGCTTATGCTTATTTTTAAAGACCCAATACTTGGTCTGGCCGCAGGTGTTCAACTATCTGCAAATGATATGGTCAGGGTAGGGGATTGGATTGAGATGCCAAAATTCGGTGCCGACGGTGATGTGATTGATATATCTCTTACAACCGTAAAAGTGCAGAATTGGGATAAGACAATTGTGACCATACCTACGTTTGCACTTGTGAGTGAAGGGGTTAAAAACTGGCGCGGTATGTCAGAGTCTGGGGGAAGAAGGATTAAGCGCTCTATTTTCATTGACATGACAAGCGTTAAGTTCTGCACGCCTGAGATGATAGAGAAATTTAATCGTATTGAATATATAAGCAGTTACATAAGAGATAAAAAGAAGGAACTTGATGACTTTAATTCTCAAAGAAGCATTGATAACACAGTGCTCGTCAACGGTCGAAGAATGACAAATCTTGGTACCTTCAGAGCATATCTAATAGCCTATTTGAGAGACCATCCAAAGATAAGCAAAAACTTAACTTTTCTAGTAAGACAGCTAGAGCCGGGTCCAACAGGTCTTCCGATTGAAGTATATGTGTTTAGCAGCGATCAGGTTTGGGCTAACTATGAATCAATACAATCCGACATTTTCGATCACATTTTGGCTGTGATACCGGAGTTTGGTCTAAGGGTATATCAGAATCCTACCGGAGCTGATTTTCAGAATTTATCACAAGAACTTAATTAA
- a CDS encoding HAD family hydrolase: MKKYDAVIFDLFDTILDFNFNHLPLVELKGFRSRTTSVEVYEEFKKVYPQIEFSEFYDPFIKSYHEFQDLKLIDFKEYPTRERFILMLKMLNIGPVDQDSPFINKMVVAHMKALASCVEYPTSNKLTLEGLFDKGYTLGIISNFDYSPTAHELIDKFNLRPLFKEIVISEEVGWRKPKSIIFEAALDKLKIDGAKSLFIGDNYSADVVGSKALGMKSVWINRRNEPDNDLDPKPDYIIKKLSEIRDFL; this comes from the coding sequence ATGAAGAAATATGACGCAGTAATCTTTGATCTATTCGATACAATTTTAGATTTTAACTTTAACCACCTGCCCCTTGTTGAACTAAAAGGATTTCGTTCAAGAACGACAAGTGTTGAAGTATATGAGGAATTTAAAAAGGTTTATCCACAGATAGAGTTTTCAGAGTTCTACGATCCTTTTATAAAGAGCTATCACGAATTTCAGGATCTAAAACTTATAGACTTTAAAGAATATCCTACCCGAGAAAGATTTATATTAATGCTTAAGATGTTAAACATTGGCCCGGTAGATCAAGATAGCCCGTTCATAAATAAAATGGTGGTTGCTCACATGAAAGCACTTGCCAGCTGCGTTGAATATCCAACCTCAAACAAATTAACTTTAGAGGGTTTATTTGATAAAGGCTACACACTTGGGATTATATCAAATTTTGACTATTCCCCCACTGCTCACGAGCTGATCGACAAATTCAACCTAAGGCCGCTTTTTAAAGAAATAGTGATCTCAGAAGAAGTAGGATGGAGAAAACCTAAAAGCATAATATTTGAAGCTGCGCTTGATAAATTAAAGATTGACGGTGCTAAATCACTTTTTATAGGCGATAATTATAGCGCTGATGTAGTGGGTTCAAAGGCTCTTGGTATGAAGTCGGTTTGGATCAACAGAAGAAATGAACCTGACAACGATCTTGATCCAAAGCCCGATTATATTATAAAAAAGCTCTCTGAAATAAGAGATTTCTTATAG